One Kryptolebias marmoratus isolate JLee-2015 linkage group LG21, ASM164957v2, whole genome shotgun sequence DNA segment encodes these proteins:
- the LOC108230511 gene encoding suppressor of cytokine signaling 6, which produces MKKISLKTIRKSLNIKGKEEGDFVMLQQPSVTTEFSKEDSLFGGCYTKELSGCDLGCEDEKGGQNKSRSKSEGLMGSLKRRLSNKQKAKVKGGSSALCSVDDDDTFSSSSVPISTEVKAQRPLRSSSLRSHHYSPSPWPLRSVNSDEACIKMEVKVKAMVHSPCPSPSLNGVRKEFHTFQMEGLFQDQAESLKNLQQPQNGELHLNIDENDVPVVLGLTPQDYIQYTMPLDEGMYPEGSHSFCLDSPTPMEVVTEADSGSLHTDQGQEEHELVSGMPSDLFMETSVNSILLGSAGMMLQSSRVEVPPPLSPLLPPLSSNGHIPLTFSSFSSSDSQVAERVRHHLNFDPNSAPGVSRVYDSVQSSGPMVVTSLTEELKKLARQGWYWGPITRWEAEEKLVNLADGSFLVRDSSDDRYLLSLSFRSQSKTLHTRIEHSNGRFSFYEQPDVEGHTSIVDLIEHSIKDSENGAFCYSRSRLPGSATYPVRLTNPVSRFMQVRSLQYLCRFVIRQYTRIDLIQKLPLPNKMKDYLQEKHY; this is translated from the coding sequence ATGAAGAAGATAAGCCTTAAGACCATTCGCAAGTCCCTCAACATAAAGGGCAAAGAGGAGGGTGACTTTGTTATGCTCCAGCAGCCTTCAGTCACAACAGAGTTTTCTAAGGAGGACTCGCTTTTTGGGGGCTGTTATACCAAAGAGCTTTCAGGGTGTGATCTTGGTTGTGAAGACGAGAAAGGAGGCCAGAATAAGAGTCGCTCAAAGAGTGAGGGCCTCATGGgttctttaaaaagaaggtTATCTAACAAGCAGAAGGCGAAAGTAAAAGGTGGCTCATCTGCGTTGTGTTCAGTGGATGATGATGACACCTTTTCATCTTCCTCTGTGCCCATCAGCACTGAGGTGAAAGCCCAGAGACCTCTCAGATCTTCTTCTTTACGGAGTCACCATTACAGCCCTTCTCCATGGCCTCTGCGGTCCGTCAACTCAGACGAGGCGTGCATCAAAATGGAGGTAAAGGTTAAAGCCATGGTCCACTCTCCTTGTCCAAGTCCCAGCTTAAATGGTGTTCGGAAAGAATTTCATACTTTCCAGATGGAAGGGCTCTTTCAGGACCAAGCAGAGTCTCTAAAGAATCTCCAGCAACCACAAAACGGTGAGCTGCATCTAAACATTGATGAAAATGATGTGCCTGTGGTGCTGGGGTTAACACCCCAGGACTATATCCAGTACACAATGCCTTTAGATGAAGGAATGTACCCAGAGGGGTCTCACTCCTTCTGCCTGGACAGCCCTACTCCCATGGAGGTGGTGACAGAGGCAGACAGTGGGTCCCTCCACACAGACCAGGGGCAGGAGGAACACGAACTGGTCAGTGGGATGCCTTCAGATCTCTTCATGGAAACCTCAGTTAATAGTATTCTTCTTGGTTCTGCTGGTATGATGCTCCAAAGCTCTCGAGTAGAAGTCCCACCTCCGCTGTCCCCACTCCTGCCACCCCTGTCAAGTAATGGACATATTCCTCTGACCTTTTCCAGCttcagctcctcagacagcCAGGTAGCTGAAAGAGTGCGACACCACCTCAACTTCGACCCAAACTCAGCTCCCGGGGTCAGTCGGGTTTATGACTCAGTCCAGAGCAGTGGGCCGATGGTTGTGACCAGCCTGACTGAGGAGCTTAAGAAGCTCGCACGGCAGGGCTGGTACTGGGGTCCTATCACACGATGGGAGGCAGAGGAAAAGCTGGTCAACTTGGCTGACGGGTCCTTCCTGGTCAGAGACAGTTCGGACGACAGGTACCTGCTCAGCCTGAGCTTCAGGTCCCAGAGCAAAACTCTCCACACCCGCATTGAACACTCCAACGGACGATTCAGCTTCTACGAGCAGCCTGATGTAGAGGGACACACATCAATTGTTGATCTAATTGAACACTCTATCAAAGACTCAGAGAATGGAGCCTTTTGTTACTCCAGGTCTCGCCTCCCAGGGTCTGCAACGTACCCCGTCAGACTAACCAACCCAGTATCTCGGTTTATGCAAGTGCGCTCCCTGCAGTATCTTTGCCGCTTTGTCATTAGGCAATACACAAGGATAGACCTTATCCAAAAACTGCCCCTACCTAACAAGATGAAAGATTATCTGCAGGAAAAGCACTACTGA